The region tgggTGTTTCCTGTATGCAAATTGACGACTGGCCAGGCGCTGTAAGCCTTGGCGAGCTCTTTATGTGGAGACTCTACGGTCGAGGAAAAAAATTAGTACTCTCCGTTAGCCTTCCCGCCTAAAATGTCCACTGCGTCCGGGTCGCAGAAGAGATCATTGTGGGGCTAGCCCATGAATAGTCATGTTTTTTTCATCAATATTAATTAGTTTTTCAAGAGTGCTTCCCTGTTACTCACTTTGCCATGCCACCACTTCCCGCTGCGGAGCCGCCCTGTCCGTCTGGAGAGCGTCGCTTGGCGTCCACCTTGAAGTCCGCTCCGCTCTCGGGCGTCGGCATCACATGGCCACCCAGCTCCGACTCGGACACGTCCAGGACTGTGGGCAGGTCAGAGCTCTCGCACTCTACCTCGGGCACACTGGATATCGTTGCTCGCTCGTCCGGGTGCACTACCGAGACCGCGGCCTCGATGGGCTGTGTGGCCGTAAAAGGAGACTTTGCCTGCTCCGCCGAGCTCTGGGGAGCATTCCCACCATCCGCTGTCCCTGTCCGAGACTCAGAGTCGCCTGGCTTGGCCAGCATCGTGCCAGAggtgggtgtgggagtgggagggcCATCTGCGGTCAGGCCCATGTCGTTCTCCAGAGTCTTCAGATCGGTGAGGTTCTCGCTGATGGTCTTGTGGATCTCATCGGTGGCCTCCGTGACGGTCTTTTGTATGTTTTCGAGTGTTTTCTGTGACTTTTCCAGAATGGCGGCAGGCAGACTCCCAGCATCATTGGACTTCATCAGAGAACCGTGGGTCGCTGCTTCTGGAATTTAATAGAATaagattaattaatttataaaaaaatctTGTGTCTGTTGGCCCCTTAGACTGAATCTCACCTTCGTGTTCCTGCGCTATCTCGGGCACTGTTGCCACCTTTCGATTCAGCGGCGAATCTGCTCGGTTCTTCTGGCTAAGCATGCTCAGCCGGGAGCTCATCCGCACCAGCTTGGACATGTTCGCTCCTTGGCCTCTGCGTCCTGGAGTTGAGGGGACGCTCACCTCGCTGGTCACTGCCGGAATGGCTTCGGCTGCCTGGAGCACCACGTTGCCCACCTGGGCAGCTAGTGGAGTCATGTTTGTTGTAGCATCTCCTCCGTTGGCACCTTTTTCGTGTACAATTCCCTGGGCTTTGGTGGCCGTGGGTGCAGGAGGTCTTTTGGCCTCCATTGTCGCCCCTCCAGATGGCTTGACTTTCATCTGCTGGGATTTGGTGCGCGGGGGCGCTGCTGGTTGTCCCTGTGCACTGCTCTTGGTTGCTGGCTTTCCTTTCTCGGCTTTCGCTTCCTTCGCTGTGGATGATGGCGCTTTGGGGGCTGGCTTCttccctgttccctgttccctTCTGACAACTGGAAGACGCTCCGCGGTTTTAACAGCCTTCACAGATTCTGTCCTGGgtttggcacttgcaggttgCTTGGATGTGGGCTTTGCCTTGGGGCTTCCCTTTGGCGGGACTTTGCCCGCTCTGGTGCCCTTGGGTGTCATCGCCGGTGTTCCCTTGGTCTTCTCGGGGGATTTTGAACGCTTCTTGGAGGAGGATGGCGGCGACTTGGACTCCATCTTGCCCGACTGTCGCGTGGGGATGCGGGAGCGGGAGTTGCGGCGCGACAATGTCTCCGGGTTCTCTGGCTTCCCTCTAATGGACATGGACATCCGTCTTGCCTGTGTGATGGCCCCTGGACTTATGGACTTTCGACGCCCTATCATGCCGCTGGTTGGACTCAATGATATGGACTTCCTGCGACTGGGCTGCGGTGTGGTTCCCCGTATGGTTTTGTTCCTGGCCATGGTGACGGGCGATACGCTAGAGGATCGCAGCGAGGAGTTTATGCTCAGTCGGGAGTTGGCCCGCGAGTTGCTTCGGGAGTTGGCCTGCTCCCGTGCCTGTTCCATGCGAGAACTTGCCCTAGAGGGTGGGCCCCTGGACACAGATCGCGATTCTCCGGGTCGCGCACTCTCCCGTGAGGGCGTCCTGCTGTGAATCATCGCCCGAGAGGGAGATCGACTCGTGCTTGCCCGTGAGGTGCGCTCAGATGCGGTCGGAATCATAGCCACAAAGTCCTTCGACGGCGAACTGGAACGAGACTCCACCCGGGATCCCGGACGACTGCGAATCGGAATGCGGGAGAGCGAGTCCCGACGCGTCGACACCTCGGACTGCGTGTCGACAGCGGCTGCACGGTGACCAATAAGCGAGGATTCATGGTGCCCAAACAGCGATGATTCCCGGTGGCCAATTAGCGAGGATCCGTGGGTAGGACTCTGCCCTGAGCTGCTGTCCTTGTTCGGGGTGCCGAGAATCGGTGACAAACTGCTGGGCTTGGCGATCTTCCCATGCTTCCCATGCGGCGGTGGCTTCGGATCCCTCTGGTAGATGGACTGTCGTCGCGGGCTACGCCCGGGGATCGGCGCCTGCACCGACTTGCGACGCAGCCGGGATGCTGGCAGTGTTGCGAGCGATGGACGTCGGAAGCTGAAGTCCGAGGTGGTGGCGGTTATGCTGCTCAGGTTGGAGCTGCGTCGGTCCGAGGCTGTTTGCGTGGAGCTCCTTCGCTCGGGCGAGGTGGAACTGGAACGACGACGACCCTGGGCGTGGCCGGCGTCGAAGGATGCACGGGGACTCGGTGCCAGAGCCAGGTCGTCCAGGCTGCACCAGTTGGAGCGGGGCGGGATGTGGGCGAGCGCTTCCTCCCGGTTGATCACCTTCAGGAGTCCGCGCTGCTTTCGCGTGGGGTTGTGGTTTGGCTtcagtgggcgtggcagtgcGCCCGGCGGAAAGGCTGCCGCTTCTTTGCCCAGGTCCATGGTGGAGTAGTGCAGTCGCGGAATCGCGCTTCGATAGGGATCGGTTATCAGCGGCAGGCTCTCCATGCTCTTGATCCTTTGGCCATACGACATCTGCTGGGGACTACTGGGGGCCATGGACCTTCGTCTCTGCGCCCTCGGCGTGTAGGTGTCTATGGAGGAGGTGAGCGAGTCCCTCTGCTGGAGAATTCCCTTCGAAGGCGTCGCCAGCTTGCTGCGACTGAGCCGTCCACTCATGTTGAACTGCACCGAAGGCCGTGGCGAGTCATCGGTTGTGTGGAGTGgatgcggctgtggctgcggctgctgctggctggggtACGCCGAGTGGGCCAGATATCCTGGCAGCTCCGGTAGGCGGGAGTCGCTGGGAGTCTTGCGACGCGGCAGGATCGGCGGCTTGGTGGCCATTGATGAGGTAGTCGATGTCGACTGTATGGAAGCGTGCCTCCTGGCGGCGGCTCTCCTGGCGGGGCTGTACGCCGGCGATGTCTGCGGCGAGCGCACTGTGAGGATGGTAAATGCAGTCTTCTTGTGTGGCCGTGGCTGGTCCACGCTGGATGGGGATTAGCAGAGATTAGAACTGGCCaggagaggcagagagtgTTGTTCCCACTTACCGATAGTCTCCGCCCACGGAGATTGAGTCCTTGATGATGATCGGGGACATTTCTCTCTTCATGGTGGGTGGACGTGAGCAGACGCTCTCCTCCGTGTCTCTGCGGCTACTCTGGTGGCAAGAAGGCGGCGGGTCAGCTGGTGGAGGCGACGGCGGGCTGTAGTCCTCAAGCAGCTGCCGCTCGCTGACCGCACTCATCcgttccagctgctgctccaggtATTGCTTCGGTGAGAGTATGACGTCCATGTCCTGCATCGTTGACTGTTTCTCCCCATCGGGGGCTACCCGCTCATCGCCTCCGCTGCTGGAACTGTTCATGTCCTGGATCATCGTGGCCAGCGGTGAGAGCGGCACCTCCTCTTGCTTCATGGACATGATGTTTTTCGAGCTGGGCCGCAGCTTGGGGATGCGCGTGAACTCCGGAAAGTGCTGTGGAGCAGGTCGAAACCAGTCCCTGCCCGAGTAAGAGTCGCTCAGCAAGCTAAAACGGATAAAATACAGAATCATTCATTGACTGATGGATAGGATTGCCTCTTACCCGTGGTGATGGTCATCTGAGGTCATGGTGGAGACACTCTGCTTGCCCGCCGTTCGGCTGGGAGTCTCCGTTCGCTCCTCCTCCCGATCGAAGTCCAAGCGTGTCATGTACTGTGATTCCTCACTGGGGTTCGCCAAGTCGTACATATCCGGTTTATTAAGGATGTCGTCCGGGGCCAGGAGTCGATAGTTGGGAGACCCCAGCTGTTCCGAGCTGGACCCGCCGCTGGAATTGGGCAAGATCTGGATATCGGGCGGCTGCAGGTGCGGGATGAGCGATGCCCGGGGGGTTCTCGTGTAGGGAATATTCGAGAAGATCCTCTGCCTGACCCGAGCCTCGTTGCCCATCAGCGCATTGAGGGCCACAGCGGCCACTAGAGCATCCTCCTCCGAGCTGGGGATTTCCAGCGAAGAAGATCGTAACGTCTCAAAGGCCGCAGTCCCGAAGTATTCCTCCACCTGCGACGGCGGGGGCACGGGGTCCCCAAAGAGACTGCTATAAGGCTGGGAGTCCCGCTCCGAGCCCAGCTCCTGGACTGTGCTGGCCGTCGGCTGGCGGATGAAGCTCTGTGTGGATGTGTACGTCGAGGGGGCCATGGTCGTGTGGCCGTACGAGTGGGAGTGTGGGTGGgaatgggtgtgggtgtggtaGCTGTAGTCAACCGGAATGATGGCCGGCTGAAACCTGTTGTTGGGATCGCTGCCTGTTGAGCCGGGTCGTGGATGGATGTGGGTGGGGGCATGGGTGGTCGCTGGGGGGTGTGGTGTTCCGGCTGGCGTTGGCATCGGAGAGGGggatggcgatgatgatgagtaCGAGAGGGTCTGCTGCATGATTTGACATTGGTACGGTCGCTCGATCGATCCCTCTCTCGTCCACTATGAGTCCTTGTCCATTCTTCTGGCCATAGCAAAGAATTACGCAGGATTACTTTGCTATATTTGTTTGTCcttcgcttcgtttcgttcGGGTGCAACAGAACCAATGACGCCAAAAgctgtttattcaaagcaacagaaatattcaaaaatcaCTCGCTCACAAACGTATGTAcacgtatatatgtatgtattctaGGGACAGGCCAGACCTTCCGGCCATTGCAATGTCAGTGAGACGGGACGTACACGCGACGCGGGAGACCGTGGGCAACTGCCTCCCAACTTTCCGATTTGCACAGCCAAACTACGGGCATGGCGAAAAcagtaattattattatttgtacgagtattttctaATGCCATTTCTCTCCATTTCGATCCTATAAATAGCTGCGTGTGCCGCGCTGATAAACCCCATGCAATCGGAATGCACCTGCTCCAGCAGCACATCTAACTCCAACTCCACATCCAACTCCCCCCAAGCCGTTAAGCCAACGCTAACGAGAGCAGAACTTGATGAGCGCTCAACAGTCTTCAGCCTTATGGATGGGAGATGCATGGTGTGGCATGGCTATGGTATGGCATTGGAACGGATTGGATTGCATGTTGCAAATTGCCGCATTAGTGACTGCACTTGAGGAGTGCATCGCTCGAAGATGTTTGGGGCTGGCTGTCCGACACCAACTATCAGCTGAACATGATGTTTTAAttgctctatctctctctctgtctctcctaCTGTTTCCATTCAGATACTCCGAACATTGGATGGGACTGGGGTACGCAAATAGTAGTTATATTTTGCGGCATGACGTAGGCCGCTTGAGGATTGCGGTATTGCGGAACCGAACCGTAGGGACGTGGGGAGGGATGGCAGGTGTGAATGAGTGCCTTTCTTCGCATTGATTTTCCTTTGCCTAATATTTAACCTACATTTTATGGGGCGCTACTCGAATTTCGGTGACACACTTTGGCTCGCAGGAAGTGACTAGACCGGTGTGCTGTGTTATGGCCATGACGCGTGCCGGGCCCGGACCcgggcctgtgcctgtgcctgtacGTTGGTTTTTCGCAAATTTTCCTTCTCTTCTAAACACTTTTCTGGATTACAGGCACTTTTCCTGCATCTCATTACGGCTGGGGTCACACATTAAGAACCGTTTTTAATTGGAGTCCCTTCGAGGAAATTGGTATTGGTATACGGTAAGTGAAGCCCAGCCTTATGTAATTGTTATTTAAATTAGTTTCAATTGTGCACGAGAGTAACTCTAATACAGTATCATTACACAGAAAAGCCGCGAAAAATGAACATTGGAaacggagagcgagagcgataGAGCCCACGATGGGACGTTGGCACTGACTGAAATGAAACTGCCTCCACGGCGCCGCGGCGCGGTAAGTGAGCAAAGAAACCTTCAAGAGAAATATTGCCTACACttcaaattcaaacaaagCACAACACCAGGGGAAGCGCCACTATAATAATACTAGTAGTGTGCACACGCAGACACGCTGAGATACTGCTACAAAAGAAACAACCAAGAACACTGTTTTGCAGAAGTCTATTTGACTATTTGATACCCACTTATATGACAATACTCTTTGAACATTCAACAAACACTGTGAGATGTGGTTTCCATATCCTTAAAAAGGCATTAATTCTACGAATTTGTTAATACATACACACTCTCCTGCCTGTCCATCATCAGTTGCACGAATACAATACACTCCCCGAGTacagggtataaaaagaaaagccagCCAGTGCTGCCAATTCGCCGCACTATTTCGCCGCACGGCGGGGCGCTGCAATGTCCGTAGATTCTCTCCGGCCGTGTTTGCATGTTTGTTCatctgccttctgctgcttaGACAACTTTTGATTGTTTCCCAGCGCTGGCTGTGACACCTGTTGGCATGTCTCTGGCACGCGATGTCCctacacactcacacacatatactcaatatatccatatatgtaggtcttatattttgtttgataCGCTTGCACACACTTCCCGACTTCCCGTCCTTAAATCATATATTTTGGATGCTCCCACTGCCGGGGATCTTCACGGGTCTGCACGCACGTGAGACACCGCATGAGAGCCACTTCAAGCCACGAGACGGGGCTAGGATGTGGGATGTGGCAGCCAGGACATCGCCGAGCCGAGTACAGGCAGGGTAAAGTGCGGTTTTCCTTGGCTTTGGAATAGGGTCAAAACCGCAACAAATTTCCTTTTGCCTTGTGCAGCGGCAAAGAGTCAACAACACTTGGGCCTCCGGCTCTCCTATGCCACGGCGCACTGTTGCAACATcaagacaacagcaacagcagcagaaaaagcaaaagcaacagaaacagaaacaacgcCTATACTCGTAAACCCTCTCAAAAGACCCTCTTGGGTTCGGGGTGGGGGCTGACTTTTAAGTGGCAGTGACGGGGGAAAATCCTTGGCTAATGTCGTGATAGCCCCCGACTACCCCATGGCGACCGACTCCAGCAAAAAGTTGAGTTCGTTTCCCCAGACCAGAGTCCAAAGCCATAGGAATTCCTGGAGACATCTATGAGTTAACTTTGCCGTTGGATGGTTCGGCGTTGTTCCCTTTTCAAGATATTTCCCATTTAGATGGTTtagttttcttgtttttttcgaGTTAAGTTTCGGGTTGTCGATCGTTTCGAGGGGGATTTTGGATTGTTCGCGATTTATTGTACTTTAgcaatttttgaaaatattaaaaaaaaaaaattaaattgaactCAAACGGAATACCCAAAAAATCAACGCGCATTGGCATCGATCCGATGCACTGCACTCGCCGTTCGTAGAAAAACTAATCCGCTAAAGGCAAATACCTTCTTATACGTGGGGCTATCGTCGTCCTGCGCTCTGGGGATGACCAGTCGAGGCGGCCGCCGAAGGAGTCGCCGACCGAGGACGACGATTGTCGAAGCCGCTGTTTGGGCGAACGTACACACGTACGGGTATACGTGGGTCAGTAAACCTACTTCCGGTTGACATAAATACGCCTTGGACATGAAAACTTGGCACTGGCGGCGCGCCGCaagttgtttttattgtttcaaaGTTTTTACCATGACTCAAGCCAAATGGACACCCATAGTCCCTTGGGAGCACAGCACACGACAATGGAGGAGAGGAGTGCAGATCTGGATTTCTGTTTGGGGAAATTGAATTCACGAAATCGTGTCTCCCCAATGATGGCGCTTCCTATTTctgccttccttccttctcccAAATGAGGAGGAACTCATCAGCTTGATCTGGGCTTGGCCCCTCGTAGGGGGACTAATCATCTCGGCCTTCTGCTGACCCTAATCAGCCATGCCAAACCCAAATGCAACCCGAAAAGCGAAAATCCCTCTGACTGTGCTGTCATAATAATTCATATAATTTTAAACTGCACCTTTGCGCACAAAACACAAGGAGCGGCTAGTAATTTTGCTACAATAAGATTTTCCCACGCGATATTTGACTT is a window of Drosophila pseudoobscura strain MV-25-SWS-2005 chromosome 3, UCI_Dpse_MV25, whole genome shotgun sequence DNA encoding:
- the stum gene encoding protein stum isoform X1, which codes for MQQTLSYSSSSPSPSPMPTPAGTPHPPATTHAPTHIHPRPGSTGSDPNNRFQPAIIPVDYSYHTHTHSHPHSHSYGHTTMAPSTYTSTQSFIRQPTASTVQELGSERDSQPYSSLFGDPVPPPSQVEEYFGTAAFETLRSSSLEIPSSEEDALVAAVALNALMGNEARVRQRIFSNIPYTRTPRASLIPHLQPPDIQILPNSSGGSSSEQLGSPNYRLLAPDDILNKPDMYDLANPSEESQYMTRLDFDREEERTETPSRTAGKQSVSTMTSDDHHHGLLSDSYSGRDWFRPAPQHFPEFTRIPKLRPSSKNIMSMKQEEVPLSPLATMIQDMNSSSSGGDERVAPDGEKQSTMQDMDVILSPKQYLEQQLERMSAVSERQLLEDYSPPSPPPADPPPSCHQSSRRDTEESVCSRPPTMKREMSPIIIKDSISVGGDYRVDQPRPHKKTAFTILTVRSPQTSPAYSPARRAAARRHASIQSTSTTSSMATKPPILPRRKTPSDSRLPELPGYLAHSAYPSQQQPQPQPHPLHTTDDSPRPSVQFNMSGRLSRSKLATPSKGILQQRDSLTSSIDTYTPRAQRRRSMAPSSPQQMSYGQRIKSMESLPLITDPYRSAIPRLHYSTMDLGKEAAAFPPGALPRPLKPNHNPTRKQRGLLKVINREEALAHIPPRSNWCSLDDLALAPSPRASFDAGHAQGRRRSSSTSPERRSSTQTASDRRSSNLSSITATTSDFSFRRPSLATLPASRLRRKSVQAPIPGRSPRRQSIYQRDPKPPPHGKHGKIAKPSSLSPILGTPNKDSSSGQSPTHGSSLIGHRESSLFGHHESSLIGHRAAAVDTQSEVSTRRDSLSRIPIRSRPGSRVESRSSSPSKDFVAMIPTASERTSRASTSRSPSRAMIHSRTPSRESARPGESRSVSRGPPSRASSRMEQAREQANSRSNSRANSRLSINSSLRSSSVSPVTMARNKTIRGTTPQPSRRKSISLSPTSGMIGRRKSISPGAITQARRMSMSIRGKPENPETLSRRNSRSRIPTRQSGKMESKSPPSSSKKRSKSPEKTKGTPAMTPKGTRAGKVPPKGSPKAKPTSKQPASAKPRTESVKAVKTAERLPVVRREQGTGKKPAPKAPSSTAKEAKAEKGKPATKSSAQGQPAAPPRTKSQQMKVKPSGGATMEAKRPPAPTATKAQGIVHEKGANGGDATTNMTPLAAQVGNVVLQAAEAIPAVTSEVSVPSTPGRRGQGANMSKLVRMSSRLSMLSQKNRADSPLNRKVATVPEIAQEHEEAATHGSLMKSNDAGSLPAAILEKSQKTLENIQKTVTEATDEIHKTISENLTDLKTLENDMGLTADGPPTPTPTSGTMLAKPGDSESRTGTADGGNAPQSSAEQAKSPFTATQPIEAAVSVVHPDERATISSVPEVECESSDLPTVLDVSESELGGHVMPTPESGADFKVDAKRRSPDGQGGSAAGSGGMAKTSSQEFLEEKDNNANKKGLCRCCSSLFMPCRRSRCSRCCYRRERNPSAEDQPVLWSANSSATTATNVQVIDETKSKKKKVTDCLKSSCCRSCRKKHPPANTDKPEPPSVKQEASMSTGPKRGGKCGLCLSKVFCCRSVNKVDDTGNETELKKCCFCIPYRRNRSKPKGSSVSWRDQDPELGIKPTDTSVLEGASEASMTSAAADTPATLPKEGCCKRFWLMMLCCRKKPRRESNARRQSIRAPPPSEDTRRKLHNDLVEHASKMKGAIPVLPLYLAWFCAFCNVVFPGLGTLLSGLLCLCVGIPRFSQYDSARARIGSFIINIIVAVSQFCCVLFCFVGWGWSIWWGTIMLKCARKLSKIKKVERLELEEEQRQAQLAATAAGETEPAKT